In the Candidatus Rhodoblastus alkanivorans genome, one interval contains:
- a CDS encoding IS3 family transposase (programmed frameshift), which yields MTGDNPKSEVLPGRERRRRRTSAEKLAIIAETMEPGMTVSLVARRHGIAPNQLFTWRRLANQGALTATQAEEDVVPASAYRALVDQVRELQRLLGKKSMEAEILKEALEVAVGFKKTDVAVVVAADAQSTGRFAMKAVCETLGVARSNVAARIAGGAAKRMGRPPLPEDDLLCEIKGIIAEQPSWGYARVWADLRRKRRAEGAAPVNRKRVYRVMRAHGLLLQRHAGGGENRRHDGKIAVLRSNLRWCSDGFEIACDNAEKVRVAFALDCCDREALGHVATTAGVKGEDIRDLMVSAVEYRFGPVNRLPSPIEWLTDNGSCYIAGDTKHFAREIGLEPLTTPVESPQSNGMAEAFVRTIKRDYARVSPLPDAETVIRLLPSWFEHYNTRHPHRALGYRSPREFIADRLAAEAGECLSET from the exons ATGACTGGTGACAATCCGAAGAGTGAGGTCCTGCCGGGCCGAGAACGACGGCGTCGGCGCACGTCGGCGGAGAAATTGGCGATCATTGCCGAGACGATGGAGCCGGGCATGACGGTTAGCCTTGTCGCGCGCCGTCACGGCATCGCCCCCAATCAGCTGTTCACCTGGCGGCGGCTGGCGAACCAAGGCGCCCTGACCGCGACGCAGGCCGAGGAGGACGTCGTTCCGGCGTCCGCCTACAGGGCTTTGGTCGACCAGGTGCGCGAACTGCAGCGCCTGCTCGGCAAGAAGTCGATGGAGGCCGAAATCCTCAAAGAGGCGCTTGAAGTCGCCGTAGGCT TCAAAAAAACGGATGTTGCGGTCGTTGTCGCTGCCGACGCTCAATCCACGGGACGGTTCGCGATGAAGGCCGTCTGCGAAACCCTCGGCGTCGCCCGCTCGAATGTCGCCGCGCGCATTGCCGGCGGCGCGGCCAAACGCATGGGCCGACCGCCCCTGCCGGAAGACGATCTGCTCTGCGAGATCAAGGGGATCATCGCCGAACAGCCGTCCTGGGGCTACGCCCGCGTGTGGGCCGACCTGCGCCGCAAAAGACGCGCCGAGGGCGCGGCGCCGGTCAACCGCAAGCGGGTTTATCGGGTGATGAGGGCGCACGGCCTGTTGCTTCAACGTCATGCCGGCGGCGGCGAAAACCGCCGGCATGACGGCAAGATCGCCGTTCTGCGCTCCAACCTGCGTTGGTGTTCCGACGGCTTCGAGATCGCTTGCGACAATGCCGAAAAAGTCCGCGTCGCCTTCGCGCTTGATTGCTGCGACCGGGAAGCCCTCGGCCATGTCGCCACGACGGCGGGCGTCAAGGGCGAGGACATCCGCGACCTGATGGTCAGCGCCGTCGAATATCGCTTTGGCCCGGTCAATCGCCTGCCCAGCCCGATCGAATGGCTGACCGACAACGGGTCTTGCTACATCGCTGGCGACACGAAACATTTTGCCCGCGAAATCGGCCTTGAGCCGCTGACCACGCCGGTCGAAAGCCCCCAATCGAATGGAATGGCCGAAGCCTTCGTCCGCACGATCAAACGCGATTACGCGCGCGTGTCGCCACTGCCGGACGCCGAAACCGTGATCCGCTTGCTGCCGTCGTGGTTCGAGCATTACAACACACGCCATCCGCATCGCGCGCTTGGCTATCGTTCACCCCGCGAGTTCATCGCGGATCGCTTGGCCGCCGAAGCCGGAGAGTGTCTGTCCGAAACTTAA
- a CDS encoding efflux RND transporter permease subunit produces the protein MSHQTPHGARPPADGRPLGIAGSLTRAFITSPLTPLLLIAALALGLIALITLPREEEPQIAVPMVDIIVQANGLKATDAVKLVTEPLETIVKGIDGVEHVYSKTYDDQVVVTARFLVGSSTDAAILRVHDKVRANLDKIPAGIPEPLIIGRGIDDVAIVVLTLSPKPAAAARWSSDGLTSVARELRTEISKLDNVGLTYLVGDQADEIRVEPDSEALAKYGVTLQQLAAKVQGANTAFKAGLIRDKGLQIEAVAGRTLQTIPQIGDLLITTRDNRPVYLRDVAKVTIVGEPNETRVGRFVKDGHGGLQGAPAVSVAIAKRAGSNAVVIAKQIIEQLQDLKGRVVPNDINVEVSRNYGQTANEKANELLFHLGLATLSIVALVAFAIGWREGVVVAVVIPTTILLTLFAARIMGYTLNRVSLFALIFSIGILVDDAIVVIENIARHWAMRDGRSRVQAAIDGVAEVGNPTIVATLTVVAALLPMLFVSGLMGPYMSPIPANASAAMVFSFFVAVILTPWLMIKVAGKAPPAHHEASDGGKLGGLYRIFAAPVLRTRRSAKRFLIIVGVATLASLSLFYFKLVTVKLLPFDNKSEIAIIADLPHGTSVEETNRVLRAAIERLRDIPEIVSFETYAGTAAPFNFNGLVRHYYMRNQPEMGDVQINLTSKDERERTSHQIALEIRHRLAGLAMPKHGSLKVVEPPPGPPVLATLLAEIYGPDPQTRRAVAAQVRKAFESAPFIVDVDDSYGVQAPRKRIEIDQDSLEFFGVQQSDVFQTLKLLYGDTVVGYSHRGGGRQPLPIVLALAKNQIKIDESALTTPVPANSLPGNRSVVELGDVVRVSDEQSSFPLFRHNGRFAEMVTAELAGAYEAPLYGMLAVDKKLDEMKFPPGLEKPRIILHGQPLDESKPSLLWDGEWEVTWVTFRDMGAAFMAALVGIYILVVAQFKSFKLPLVILTPIPLTFIGIMFGHWLFHADFTATSMIGFIALAGIIVRNSILLVDFVRHADKSQGLRNVLIEAGAIRFKPILLTALAAMIGAAVILSDPIFQGLAISLLFGLASSTALTVLVIPAIYVVMRGGPKFDNS, from the coding sequence ATGAGTCACCAGACGCCGCACGGCGCGCGCCCGCCCGCCGACGGCCGTCCACTTGGAATCGCCGGGTCGCTGACCCGCGCTTTCATCACATCGCCCCTGACGCCGTTGCTGCTGATCGCGGCCCTGGCGCTGGGCCTGATCGCGCTGATTACCCTGCCGCGCGAGGAAGAGCCGCAAATCGCGGTGCCGATGGTCGACATCATCGTCCAGGCCAACGGCCTCAAGGCGACGGATGCGGTCAAGCTGGTGACCGAGCCGCTGGAAACCATCGTCAAGGGAATCGACGGCGTCGAGCACGTCTATTCCAAGACCTATGACGACCAGGTCGTGGTCACGGCGCGCTTTCTGGTCGGCTCCTCGACCGACGCCGCGATTCTGCGCGTGCACGACAAAGTCCGGGCCAATCTCGACAAGATTCCGGCCGGCATTCCCGAACCCCTGATCATCGGGCGCGGCATCGACGACGTCGCGATCGTGGTCCTGACCCTGTCGCCCAAGCCCGCGGCGGCGGCGCGCTGGAGCTCCGACGGCCTGACCTCGGTCGCCCGCGAATTGCGCACCGAAATCTCCAAGCTCGACAATGTCGGTCTGACTTATCTTGTCGGCGACCAGGCCGACGAAATAAGGGTCGAGCCGGATTCCGAAGCCCTCGCCAAATATGGCGTGACGCTGCAGCAGCTCGCGGCCAAGGTGCAGGGCGCCAACACCGCGTTCAAGGCCGGCCTGATCCGCGACAAGGGATTGCAGATCGAGGCGGTGGCGGGGCGGACCCTGCAGACGATCCCGCAGATCGGCGACCTGCTCATCACCACCCGCGACAACCGCCCGGTCTATTTGCGCGACGTGGCCAAGGTGACCATCGTTGGCGAGCCCAATGAAACCCGCGTCGGCCGTTTCGTGAAGGATGGCCACGGCGGATTGCAGGGCGCCCCGGCGGTGTCGGTGGCGATCGCCAAGCGCGCGGGCTCGAACGCCGTGGTGATCGCCAAACAGATCATCGAACAGTTGCAGGACCTCAAGGGGAGGGTGGTTCCCAACGACATCAATGTCGAGGTGTCGCGCAATTACGGCCAGACGGCGAACGAGAAAGCCAACGAACTATTGTTCCATCTCGGCCTCGCCACCCTGTCGATCGTGGCGCTGGTGGCCTTCGCGATCGGCTGGCGCGAGGGCGTCGTCGTGGCGGTCGTCATTCCGACCACGATTTTGCTCACCCTCTTCGCGGCGCGGATCATGGGCTACACGCTGAATCGCGTCAGTCTGTTCGCGTTGATATTCTCGATCGGTATTCTGGTGGACGACGCGATCGTGGTGATCGAGAACATCGCGCGCCATTGGGCGATGCGGGACGGCCGCTCGCGCGTCCAGGCGGCGATCGACGGCGTGGCGGAAGTCGGCAATCCGACCATTGTGGCGACGCTCACCGTGGTGGCGGCGCTGCTGCCGATGCTGTTCGTGTCGGGCCTCATGGGGCCCTATATGAGCCCGATCCCGGCCAACGCCTCCGCCGCGATGGTGTTCTCCTTCTTCGTGGCGGTGATCCTGACGCCGTGGCTGATGATCAAGGTCGCCGGCAAGGCGCCGCCGGCCCATCACGAAGCGAGCGACGGCGGCAAGCTCGGCGGCCTTTACCGGATTTTCGCCGCGCCGGTGCTGCGCACGCGGCGCTCGGCCAAACGTTTCCTGATCATTGTCGGCGTGGCGACGCTGGCCTCGCTCAGCCTGTTCTATTTCAAGCTGGTGACGGTGAAGCTGCTGCCCTTCGACAACAAATCGGAGATCGCCATCATCGCCGACCTGCCGCACGGCACGTCGGTCGAGGAGACCAACCGCGTCCTGCGCGCGGCGATCGAACGGCTGCGCGACATTCCCGAGATCGTCTCGTTCGAGACCTATGCGGGAACCGCCGCGCCCTTCAACTTCAACGGCCTGGTGCGCCATTATTACATGCGCAACCAGCCCGAAATGGGCGATGTGCAGATCAATCTGACGTCGAAGGACGAGCGCGAGCGCACCAGCCATCAGATCGCGCTGGAAATCCGCCATCGCCTGGCGGGCCTGGCCATGCCCAAGCACGGCTCGCTCAAAGTGGTGGAGCCGCCGCCGGGGCCGCCGGTGCTGGCGACGCTGCTCGCCGAAATCTACGGGCCTGACCCGCAGACGCGGCGGGCGGTGGCGGCGCAGGTGCGCAAGGCTTTCGAGAGCGCGCCCTTCATTGTGGACGTGGACGATTCATATGGCGTCCAGGCCCCGCGCAAGCGGATCGAGATCGACCAGGATTCGCTGGAGTTCTTCGGCGTCCAGCAGAGCGACGTGTTCCAGACCCTCAAGCTGCTCTATGGCGACACGGTGGTGGGCTATTCCCATCGCGGCGGCGGTCGCCAGCCCTTGCCGATCGTGCTGGCCCTGGCCAAGAACCAGATCAAGATCGACGAGTCGGCGCTGACCACGCCGGTTCCAGCCAACAGCCTGCCGGGCAACCGCTCGGTGGTCGAACTCGGCGACGTCGTGCGGGTGTCGGACGAACAATCGTCCTTCCCGCTGTTCCGCCACAACGGCCGTTTCGCCGAAATGGTGACGGCGGAGCTCGCCGGCGCCTATGAGGCGCCGCTCTATGGCATGCTGGCGGTGGACAAGAAGCTCGACGAGATGAAATTCCCGCCGGGCCTCGAAAAGCCGCGCATCATCCTGCACGGCCAGCCTCTGGACGAGTCCAAGCCCTCGCTGCTGTGGGACGGCGAATGGGAGGTGACCTGGGTGACCTTCCGCGACATGGGCGCCGCCTTCATGGCGGCCCTGGTCGGGATCTATATTCTGGTGGTCGCGCAGTTCAAATCGTTCAAGCTGCCGCTGGTGATCCTGACGCCGATCCCGCTCACCTTCATCGGCATCATGTTCGGCCATTGGCTGTTCCACGCCGATTTCACCGCGACCTCGATGATCGGTTTCATCGCGCTCGCCGGCATCATCGTGCGCAACTCGATCCTGCTGGTGGATTTCGTGCGCCATGCCGACAAGTCCCAGGGCTTGCGGAACGTGCTGATCGAGGCGGGCGCCATCCGCTTCAAGCCGATTTTGCTGACGGCTTTGGCGGCGATGATCGGCGCGGCGGTGATTTTGTCCGACCCGATCTTCCAGGGCCTGGCGATCTCGCTGTTGTTCGGCCTCGCCTCCTCGACCGCGCTGACCGTGCTGGTAATCCCGGCGATCTATGTCGTGATGCGCGGCGGCCCGAAGTTCGACAACAGCTAA
- a CDS encoding rhodanese-like domain-containing protein: protein MTLKRPLKKGFKQMLAEANALIETISVHDALPLVGEKSILFLDVREAVELQKGEILGALHAPRGFLEFYADPDSTMHKPEMARAEKIILYCATGGRSTFAAKTLVDMGYDLDKIFNLAGGFEAWKAANGPIEVI from the coding sequence ATGACCCTGAAAAGGCCCTTGAAGAAAGGCTTCAAGCAGATGCTCGCGGAGGCCAATGCGCTCATCGAGACAATTTCCGTCCATGACGCCCTTCCCCTCGTCGGCGAAAAGTCCATCCTGTTCCTGGACGTGCGCGAGGCCGTCGAACTCCAGAAGGGCGAAATTCTCGGCGCCCTCCACGCCCCCAGAGGTTTCCTAGAGTTCTACGCCGATCCGGACTCCACGATGCACAAGCCGGAAATGGCCAGAGCCGAAAAAATCATCCTCTATTGCGCTACCGGAGGCCGCTCGACCTTCGCCGCCAAGACCCTCGTCGACATGGGTTACGACCTCGACAAAATTTTCAACCTCGCCGGCGGATTCGAAGCCTGGAAAGCCGCAAACGGCCCGATCGAGGTCATCTGA
- a CDS encoding dodecin family protein, with translation MSVARVTEIISSSNKSFEDAIEKGIKRAVETLKNVEGAWVKEQKVIVKDGKISEYRVDLKVTFVLID, from the coding sequence ATGTCGGTAGCGAGAGTAACGGAGATTATCTCCAGTTCGAACAAGAGCTTCGAGGATGCCATCGAGAAGGGCATAAAGCGCGCGGTAGAGACACTCAAGAATGTCGAGGGAGCGTGGGTCAAAGAACAGAAGGTCATCGTGAAAGACGGCAAAATTTCTGAGTACCGTGTCGATCTCAAGGTCACCTTTGTCTTGATCGATTAG
- a CDS encoding sulfurtransferase TusA family protein yields MADKTLDAKGLNCPLPILRAKKTLKEVPAGGTLEILATDPGSVADFAAFCRTTGNELVESSSDGGVYRFLIKHVA; encoded by the coding sequence ATGGCTGACAAAACTCTCGACGCCAAGGGCCTGAACTGCCCGCTGCCGATCCTGCGCGCGAAGAAGACCCTCAAGGAGGTCCCCGCCGGGGGCACCCTGGAAATCCTCGCCACCGACCCCGGCTCGGTGGCGGATTTCGCCGCCTTCTGCCGCACCACCGGCAACGAACTGGTCGAGTCGTCGTCCGACGGCGGCGTCTATCGCTTCCTGATCAAGCACGTCGCGTAA
- the dsrE2 gene encoding sulfur carrier protein DsrE2: MTENAEAGANAKTMTIIVTKGSLDWAYPPLILATTAAAMGVDVTLFFTFYGLEILKKKLDLQVTALGNAAMKMPMMGMHMAMPNIVGMLPGVDAGATTMMKNLIKKKGVASIEDLREAAIESDVKIIACQMTLDLFEYKQSDLIDGITIGGAATYMEQALKSDINLFI, encoded by the coding sequence ATGACTGAAAATGCAGAAGCGGGCGCCAACGCCAAGACCATGACAATCATCGTCACCAAGGGGTCGCTCGACTGGGCCTATCCCCCTCTCATCCTCGCGACGACCGCGGCGGCGATGGGCGTCGACGTCACCCTGTTCTTCACTTTCTACGGCCTCGAGATCCTGAAGAAGAAGCTCGACCTCCAGGTCACGGCGCTCGGCAATGCGGCGATGAAGATGCCGATGATGGGCATGCATATGGCCATGCCCAACATCGTCGGCATGCTGCCCGGCGTCGACGCCGGCGCCACCACGATGATGAAGAACCTGATCAAGAAGAAGGGCGTCGCCTCGATCGAGGACCTGCGCGAGGCGGCGATCGAATCCGACGTCAAGATTATCGCCTGCCAGATGACGCTCGACCTGTTCGAATACAAGCAGTCCGACCTCATCGACGGCATCACCATCGGCGGCGCGGCGACCTATATGGAACAGGCGCTGAAATCCGACATCAATCTCTTCATCTGA
- a CDS encoding efflux RND transporter periplasmic adaptor subunit has product MRKRSPFFPIVQGLAAVAVCAALSGAAQAGEFVVKKRNVPDMKAMFGQVESRDIVPARTRIGGVLASRSVDEGAHVKAGDVIATVADEKLALQAQSLDGQLKALQSQLANATDALKRAQDLLPRGFITKAAYDQAKTNVDVLQHQVEAMQSQRAVVSQQMSEGNVLAPRDGVVLTVSVIPGSVVLPGETIARIAAGNLFLRLSLPERHAALLKLGSPVLLTARGQDAGLELGSGAARKGSIVKIYPEIENGRVIADAEVADLSKYFVGERVQIYAPVGEREVMLIPRSAIMTRSGVDYVRVLRAEGPLDVAVVYADSAEPGMVEVLTGLQSGDKVQLP; this is encoded by the coding sequence ATGCGCAAGCGAAGCCCATTCTTTCCCATTGTCCAAGGCCTTGCGGCGGTCGCCGTCTGCGCGGCGCTATCCGGCGCGGCGCAGGCGGGGGAATTCGTCGTCAAGAAGCGCAATGTTCCCGACATGAAGGCGATGTTCGGCCAGGTCGAGAGCCGGGACATCGTGCCGGCGCGCACGCGAATCGGCGGCGTCCTGGCGAGCCGTTCGGTGGATGAAGGCGCCCATGTCAAGGCGGGGGACGTGATCGCGACGGTGGCCGACGAGAAATTGGCGCTGCAGGCGCAATCGCTCGACGGCCAGCTGAAAGCGCTGCAATCGCAGCTAGCCAACGCCACCGACGCGTTGAAGCGGGCGCAGGACCTCCTGCCGCGCGGCTTCATCACCAAGGCGGCCTATGACCAGGCCAAGACCAACGTGGATGTTCTGCAACACCAGGTCGAGGCGATGCAGTCGCAGCGGGCGGTCGTTTCGCAGCAGATGAGTGAAGGCAATGTCCTGGCCCCGCGGGACGGGGTGGTGCTGACCGTTTCGGTCATTCCCGGCTCGGTGGTCCTGCCAGGCGAGACGATCGCGCGAATCGCGGCGGGCAATTTGTTCCTGCGCCTGAGCCTGCCGGAACGCCATGCGGCGCTGCTGAAGCTCGGCTCGCCGGTGTTGCTGACGGCGCGCGGCCAGGACGCCGGCCTTGAACTCGGTTCGGGGGCGGCGCGCAAGGGCAGCATCGTGAAAATCTATCCCGAGATCGAGAACGGCCGGGTCATCGCGGACGCCGAAGTCGCCGATCTCAGCAAATATTTCGTCGGTGAGCGCGTGCAGATATATGCGCCGGTCGGCGAGCGCGAAGTGATGCTGATTCCGCGTTCGGCGATAATGACGCGCTCGGGCGTCGATTATGTTCGCGTGCTGCGCGCCGAGGGACCGCTCGACGTCGCGGTGGTTTACGCCGATTCCGCCGAGCCCGGCATGGTCGAAGTTCTCACCGGCCTTCAGTCCGGCGACAAGGTTCAGCTTCCATGA
- a CDS encoding cytochrome-c peroxidase, with protein sequence MLGRNALIAMWLGLLASSSAIAQTAQMSEALKLFKPIPSAPPALPGNPATPAKLELGRLLYFDPRLSASHAISCASCHNLGLGGADAEPTSIGHRWQHGGRNAPTVFNAVFNIAQFWDGRAKDLEQQASGPMMNSVEMASPAPHVAEQLKGIPGYEPLFAAAFPDASDKITLSHVQQAIAVFEATLITPNAPFDRYLKGDANALSAVQKEGLALFIGKGCATCHNGINIGGGSYAPFGVVAKPGDDLLPPSDKGRFMVTKTAGDEYVFRIPSLRNVALTAPYFHTGQVWDLRQAVAVMGSSQLGIQLSGDEVDRITAFLVSLSGDPPKVVVPVLPPSGALTPKPEP encoded by the coding sequence ATGCTGGGAAGAAATGCCCTGATCGCCATGTGGTTAGGTCTTCTTGCGTCGTCGTCCGCCATTGCTCAAACGGCCCAAATGAGCGAGGCCCTGAAGCTCTTCAAGCCGATTCCGTCAGCGCCGCCGGCCTTGCCCGGCAACCCGGCTACGCCAGCGAAGCTGGAGCTCGGCAGGTTGCTCTATTTCGATCCGCGCCTTTCAGCGAGCCACGCAATCAGCTGCGCTTCATGCCACAATCTCGGACTAGGCGGCGCTGACGCCGAGCCGACCTCGATCGGGCACCGATGGCAGCATGGCGGGCGCAACGCCCCCACGGTTTTCAACGCGGTTTTCAATATCGCACAGTTCTGGGACGGGCGCGCCAAGGACCTGGAGCAACAGGCATCAGGCCCGATGATGAACTCGGTGGAAATGGCGTCGCCGGCTCCGCACGTCGCTGAACAGTTGAAGGGTATTCCAGGCTACGAACCGTTATTTGCCGCGGCCTTTCCCGATGCTTCCGACAAAATCACGCTGTCGCACGTCCAGCAAGCGATTGCGGTGTTTGAGGCGACGCTGATTACTCCGAATGCCCCATTCGATCGTTACCTCAAAGGCGACGCAAATGCGCTTTCTGCCGTTCAAAAGGAAGGGTTGGCGCTCTTTATAGGAAAAGGCTGCGCCACTTGCCATAATGGGATCAACATAGGCGGCGGGTCCTACGCACCGTTCGGGGTTGTTGCCAAGCCAGGCGACGATCTTCTTCCTCCGTCCGACAAGGGCCGCTTTATGGTGACCAAGACGGCCGGCGACGAGTACGTGTTCAGGATCCCCAGCCTTCGCAACGTTGCACTGACGGCGCCATATTTTCATACCGGACAGGTTTGGGATCTGCGGCAGGCGGTTGCCGTCATGGGATCAAGCCAACTTGGCATACAACTCAGCGGCGATGAGGTTGACAGAATCACAGCGTTCCTCGTCAGCCTGTCGGGTGATCCACCAAAGGTTGTCGTCCCTGTACTCCCTCCCAGCGGCGCGCTTACACCCAAACCCGAGCCCTGA
- a CDS encoding DUF3309 family protein — MSLWTIIIIILVIALLGGFSGIGGGPFYGTGYYGGGGLGLVIIILVVLLLLGKL; from the coding sequence ATGTCTCTTTGGACCATCATTATCATCATTTTGGTGATCGCGTTGTTGGGCGGCTTTAGTGGAATCGGCGGCGGCCCCTTTTATGGTACTGGCTACTATGGCGGCGGCGGCCTCGGCCTCGTTATTATTATTCTGGTGGTCCTCCTCTTGCTGGGCAAGCTTTAA
- a CDS encoding ArsR/SmtB family transcription factor, protein MIVKQFELELFDSAADHACDLIKALAHPARLRIVCALSGHECCVTSLAEIAAVPISTISRHLALLRKDRIVKTRRARQTVFYSLNDENVGKFVDILAATFCAVAPPNAKRRKV, encoded by the coding sequence ATGATTGTCAAGCAGTTCGAACTTGAGCTTTTCGACTCGGCGGCGGACCACGCCTGCGACCTGATCAAGGCGCTGGCTCATCCGGCGCGGCTGCGCATCGTCTGCGCCCTATCGGGACACGAATGCTGCGTGACGAGCCTCGCCGAAATCGCCGCCGTCCCGATCTCGACCATATCCCGCCACCTTGCCTTGCTGCGCAAGGACAGGATTGTCAAGACGCGCCGCGCCCGCCAGACTGTGTTCTATTCCCTGAACGACGAGAATGTGGGCAAATTCGTCGACATCCTCGCCGCGACCTTTTGCGCCGTCGCGCCGCCGAACGCCAAACGAAGGAAGGTTTGA
- a CDS encoding P-loop ATPase, Sll1717 family — MDQLTISQNILSKVIDPKFKGKGHWDDRPIHNVLLSLTRARPRDLIKLFHLAAKRAHQKGAQFIASIYLEDIFEAYSQERLQDIINEFKSELPDIERLLLSMKPSKRERKTASSYQFTTDALSVKLNNIISQNTFKFTNGRPISARSLIQFLYKIDFITARKELPDGEINRKYFDESRFLASEVADFGYNWEIHPAYRWALQPQDVQSILNSLFS; from the coding sequence ATGGATCAACTGACAATATCGCAAAATATTTTGTCGAAGGTTATCGATCCAAAATTTAAGGGCAAAGGCCACTGGGACGATCGACCTATTCATAACGTGCTACTTTCGCTCACACGAGCGCGCCCGAGGGACTTAATCAAGCTTTTTCACCTCGCCGCAAAGCGAGCTCATCAGAAAGGCGCCCAATTCATAGCGTCAATTTATTTAGAGGATATTTTTGAAGCATATTCTCAGGAACGCCTACAAGACATTATAAACGAATTCAAAAGTGAATTGCCTGATATAGAGCGCCTACTGCTTTCGATGAAGCCATCAAAACGCGAACGAAAAACTGCTTCGAGCTATCAATTTACGACGGATGCACTTTCAGTGAAGCTGAATAACATAATTAGCCAAAACACTTTTAAGTTTACGAATGGCCGACCGATCTCCGCTAGGAGCCTGATTCAATTCCTATACAAGATTGATTTTATCACCGCGAGAAAGGAACTTCCAGACGGCGAAATAAATCGAAAATATTTTGACGAGAGCCGGTTCTTAGCAAGCGAGGTTGCAGACTTTGGGTACAATTGGGAGATACATCCCGCTTACCGTTGGGCATTGCAGCCTCAAGACGTCCAATCAATCTTGAATTCACTGTTTTCATAA
- a CDS encoding ATP-binding protein, which produces MPNFDDATIEKLFGADDAENERSERFKEYFYYNHAYESLVSDLPVRVLVGHKGVGKSALLKRAYLSDIDRDIKCIWIRPDALLSIQTSASADNQFIKLIETWKRGILVQIINNFFGDNASQIAPELNTAKAADLVKLVIKSINTDANTIGTTSDSVVNIYIDDIDRGWSASADAIKNISALLNAIRDIGGLESRIRIRIGLRSDVYFLVRTSDESTDKIERNVIWLRWSNDQVLRVMAKRIATFFHLNTDQMK; this is translated from the coding sequence ATGCCAAATTTCGACGATGCAACTATCGAAAAATTGTTCGGCGCCGACGATGCAGAGAACGAACGGTCGGAGCGATTTAAAGAATACTTTTATTATAACCACGCTTATGAATCGTTAGTATCCGATCTTCCAGTTCGTGTTCTCGTCGGACACAAAGGCGTCGGCAAAAGTGCTTTGTTAAAACGGGCATACCTATCTGATATAGACAGAGATATAAAGTGCATTTGGATTCGCCCAGATGCGCTACTTAGTATTCAGACAAGCGCTAGTGCCGATAATCAGTTTATTAAATTAATAGAAACATGGAAACGAGGCATTCTTGTTCAGATCATCAATAATTTTTTCGGCGATAACGCATCACAAATCGCTCCAGAGCTGAACACCGCCAAAGCAGCAGACCTCGTAAAACTCGTTATTAAATCCATTAACACTGACGCGAATACAATTGGGACGACATCGGACTCCGTAGTAAACATATATATAGACGATATCGATCGGGGCTGGTCAGCAAGCGCCGATGCAATAAAGAATATCTCAGCATTGCTGAATGCTATTCGCGATATAGGCGGATTAGAGTCACGAATTCGAATCCGAATCGGCTTACGAAGCGATGTATATTTTCTTGTTCGAACCTCAGACGAATCAACGGACAAAATTGAACGTAACGTTATTTGGCTCAGATGGTCAAATGATCAGGTACTTCGTGTTATGGCGAAGCGTATTGCCACTTTTTTTCACCTAAATACGGACCAAATGAAATAG